CGGCCGCTCGGACCGCTCAGCCTTCGCCGCATCCTCGGTCTTCTCCTGCACAAGCCCGGACCGCATCTCTTCGGCTCGTGCCAGGCAGGCCTGTTCCGCCTCCACCGACTCGAAGACCTGCAACGATCCGATCGGTGCCTCCGGGGCGTCAGCGACTCCCTCCAGCACGCGTACCATCCGGTCCGCGAGGAGCTGCACGGTCGGCTGGTCGAACAAGTCCGTGGCGAACTCCATACCGCCGCGGATACCTGCCGGCCGCCCTTCGGAGTCCCACTCCTCCTCGAATTCGACGTTCAGATCGAACTTCGCCGGAGACGCGTGAACCGATTCCCGTGCCGCCGTGAGGCCCGGCAGATCCAGTTCACCAGCCGCATTGTTCTGCAGGGTGAGAAGGACCTGGAAGAGCGGGTGGCGTGAGCTGAAGCGGTCGGGGTTGATCTCCTCGACCAGTCGCTCGAACGGGACGTCCTGGTGCGCGAACGCAGCGAGGTCGGTGTCGCGGACGCGTTCGAGGAGCTCGGCGAAGGCCGGATCGCCGGATACGTCCGTGCGGAGGACGAGGGTGTTGACGAAGAAGCCGACGAGATTGTCGAGTGCTTCGTCGGTGCGTCCGGCGACGACGGTGCCGAGGGGGATGTCGCTGCCCGCGCCCATGCGGGAGAGGAGGGTGGCCAGGGCGGCCTGCAGGACCATGAAGAGGGTGGCGCCGTGGCGGCGGGCCAGGTCGTCCAGGCGGGTGTGCAGGTCGGCATCGAGCGCGAACTCCACCAGCCCGCCCTCGTGACTGGGTGCGACAGGGTGTGGTCGGTCGGTCGGGAGCGCCAGTTCCTGGGGCGCGCCGGAGAGCTCCTCCGCCCAGTAGGCGAGCTGATCGTCCAGGACCTCGTCGAGGAGTTCCTGGTGCCAGAGGGTGTAGTCGGCGTACTGCACCGGCAGCGGCTCCCAGACCGGTGCGCCACCTGCACACCTGGCCCGGTACGCGGTCGCCAGGTCGTCGAGGAGCGGCTCCTCGGACCAGCCGTCGCTCGCGATGTGGTGCAGGGTCAGCAGCAGCACCGACTCAGCGTCACCCACCGTGGCCAGCGTGACCCTCAGCGGGATCTCCCGCTCCAATGCGAACGGTACGAGTGCCGCGTCACCGAGCCGCTGCGCCAGTTCCTCCTGGTCTGCGCACTCCAGCACCGTGAAGTCCACGTGGGCGTCGCGGGCGTCGAGTACCCGCTGGTAGGGCCGACCGTCGATGGCGGGGAACACCGTACGCAACGTCTCGTGCCGGCCGACCAGGTCACTGATCGCCGCCCGCAGAGCAGCCACGTTCACCCGGCCCCGCAGTCGGAAGGCGAGCGGAACCTGGTACGTACCCTGCTTCTCGAAGCGCTCCAGGTACCACAACCGCTGTTGTGCGGACGACAGCGGCAGCATCTCCGGACGCTCCCGAGCCGTCAGTGCCCTACGGGCCTCGACCGGTGCGGCAGCCAACCGGTCGGCGATTCCGGCGACCGTCGGATAGCGGAAGAGGTCGTGAATGCCGAGTTCTGCGCCGAGGACGGTGCGGATGCGGCTGATGAGGCGTGTGGCGAGGAGGGAGTGTCCGCCGAGGGCGAAGAAGTTGTCGTCCGTGCCGACGACAGGGGTGTCGAGCACTTCGGCGAAGAGGCCGCAGAGGATCTCTTCCTGCGCCGAGCGCGGGCCACGGGCACCCGGCCGCTCGGACCGCTCAGCCTTCGCCNNNNNNNNNNNNNNNNNNNNNNNNNNNNNNNNNNNNNNNNNNNNNNNNNNNNNNNNNNNNNNNNNNNNNNNNNNNNNNNNNGCTCACCCGGAGCGCCGAAGGGGCAGGCGACGAAACGCTCAGCCGTGAGACCCGCACGATTGACGTAACCACGAGCCAGACCGGCACCGGAGACATACAGCTCACCGGCCACGCCGGCGGGTACGAGACGCAGGTTGTCGTCGACCACGTACGCGCGCTTGTTGCCGATGGGGCGGCCGATGGGCAGCTGCGTCCCGGTCAGGCCGTCGGTGGTGACGGTATGACAGGTGGTGAAGCCCATGCTTTCGACGGGTCCGTATCCGTTGCCCACGTGCAGGTCGGGGAAGAGCTGCAGGATCTTTGCCACGTGGGCGACCGATCCGGCTTCCCCGCCGGTGAAGGCGATGCGTACGCCGCGGAAGGCGTCGGGGTATTCGTCGACGAGGTGGTTGAAGAGACTCGCGGACAGCTGGAGCATGGTGACGCCGTGCTCGGCGACCAGGCGCTCGATGCCGATCGGCTCGGGACTTTGTCCGGGCTGGAGGACGCATGTCGCGCCGTGCAGCAGCGCACCGAACAACTCCAGTGCGAAGCCGTCCCAGGACACGGGCGAGCATTGCAGGAACACTTCGCCCGGGCCGAAGTCGGCGTAGTCCTGGCCGAGGTAGGTGCCCAGCAGGGCACGGTGCGAGGTGGCGACACCCTTGGGGCGTCCCGTCGAGCCGGACGTGAACATTACGCACGCCACATCATTCGCACGTACATCACACACATCACGTACATCACGCACACGGGCCATGACCGCGCTCGGCGCATCGGCCAGGGCGTCGACACACACCGCCGACACCCCCGGAGCGGATGCGGAGATCGCGTCGCTGAGTCCCGTACGCGTGACCACCGTGCGCACGCCGGCTTCGGCGAGGACACCTGCCACCCGTTCGGCCGGGAACTCCGGGTCCAGCAAGGTGTATCCGGCACCGGCCTTCAATACGGCCAGCAGGGCGACCACCATGTCCACCCCGCGCTCAAGGCGGACACCCACCACCGCGCCTGCATCCACCAGCCACGGCACGAGCCGGTCGGCCCGCTCGTTCAGCTCGGCGTACGTCACGCGCTCGTCTCCGGAGACCAGCGCAATCGCTTCCGGAGCCTGCCGTGCCTGCTCCTCGAACACCTCGTGGAGCGTCCGGTCCAGAACTCCCGGCGCCACCCGGTCCGTGTCATTCCACACCGACACGATCCGGTGTCGCTCACCGGCGCCGAGCAGCTCGACCGAGCCCACGGTCGCCTCGGGGTCAGTGGCAGCACCGGTCAGCAGACGTACCAGCCGGTCCGCCATCGCCTGCGCCGACGACCGGTCGAAGAGGTCCCTCGCGAACACCAGCTCCCCGTCGATGCCTCCCGGGCCGCCGGCGCCGTCCCGCTCCTCGGTGAAGGCGAAGTTCAGGTTGAATTTCGCGGGCGCCGCCTCGATGGTCTCCCGGGCCGCGGTCAGCCCCGGCAGGTCGAGCCGGCCTTCCGTGTTGTTCTGGAGGACGAGCATGGTCTGGAAGAGCGGATGCCGTGCCGCCGACCGGTCGGGGTTGATCTCCTCGACCAGTCGCTCGAACGGCACGTCCTGGTGGGCGAACGCGGCGAGGTCCGTCTCCCGGACTCGCGCCAGCAGCTCGCTGAACGTCGGATCTCCCGCCAGGTCCGTGCGGAGCACGAGTGTGTTGACGAAGAAGCCGACGAGGTCGTCCAGGGCCTCGTCCGAGCGTCCCGCGACCACCGCGCCGAGGGGGATGTCGGATCCGGCGCCGAGCCGCGACAGAAGTGCGGCGAGGCCCGCCTGCAGCACCATGAAGAGGGTCACGCCGTGCCTGCGGGCCAGGTCGTCCAACTGCGCGTGCAGTCCGGCGTCCAGGCTGAAGCGGATCACACCACCCCGGTGACTGGGCACGGCCGGCCGTGGACGGTCGGTCGGAAGGCCGAGCTCCTCCGGGGCGCCGGAGAGCGTGTCCGTCCAGTACGCGAGCTGGCCGTCCAGCACCTCCTCCAGGTGCTCCTGGTGCCAGAGGGCGTAATCGGCGTACTGCACCGGCAACGGCTCCCACGCCGGAGCCTCACCCGCACACCGGGCCCGGTATGCCACCGACAGGTCTTCGAACAGCGGTCGTTCGGACCACCCGTCGCTCGCAATGTGGTGCAGGGTCAACAGCAGCACGTACTCCGCGCACTCCGCGTCCTCCGCGTCGCCCACGCCGATCAGGGTGACTCGCAGCGGCAGGTCTCGTTCCAGGTCGAACCCGGTGAACGCCGCCTCGGTGACACGCTCCGCCAGCTGCTCCTCCGTGCACTCCACCACCGTGAAGTCCACTCGCACATCCTGTGAGGGCAGTACGTGCTGCCGCGGCTCGCCTGCGACCCCGGGGAACACCGTCCGCAGCGCCTCGTGGCGGCCCACCACGTCCGCCACCGCGGCCCGCAGGGCGGCGACGTCCACCCGGCCCCGGAGCCGGAACGCCAGAGGAAGGTTGTAGGCCGCGGGCTGCGCGAAGCGTTCCAGGAACCACAGCCGGTGCTGCGCCGAGGACAGCGGCAGCACGTCCGGGCGCACTCGCGCGACCGGCGCCGGGCGTGCCCGCTCCGCGCCGGAGAGCCGTCCGGCGAGCTCCGCGACCGTCGGTGCCTCGAACACCGCCCGGACCGGGATCTCGACGCCGAGGACCGACCTGGCCCTGCTGACGAGTCTCGTCGCCAGGAGGGAGTGGCCGCCGAGGTCGAAGAAGCCGTCGTCGATCGTGACCCGGCCGACGCCCAGCACGTCCGCGAACAGGCCGGCCAGGGCCTGCTCCTGCGCGGTCCGCGGTGCGCGCCCGTCGGCGGACGCCCGGTACTCCGGCGCCGGCAGGGCGCGGCGGTCGAGCTTGCCGTTGGGGGTGAGCGGGAGGGCGGGGAGCGTCACGACCGCCGACGGCACCATGTACGCGGGGAGGACGGCGGACACCTGCTCGCGCAGCCCCACCGGGTCCGGCAGGCCGGTGCCGGCCGGTACGGCGTAGCCGACCAGGCGCTGGTCGCCCGGCTCGTCCTCGCGGAGCACGACCGCCGCCTGGGCGACGGCGGGGGAGCCGAGGAGCGCCGCCTCGATCTCGCCGAGCTCGATCCGGAAGCCGCGCAGCTTCACCTGGTCGTCGGTCCGGCCGAGGTATTCCAGGTCTCCGTCGTGGTTCCACCGTGCGAGGTCGCCCGTGCGGTACATGCGGGTGCCCGGGCTGCCGAACGGGTCCGCCACGAAGCGTTCTGCGGTCATGGCGTGCTTGTTCCGGTATCCGTGCGCGAGGCCGTCGCCGGCGATGTACAGCTCGCCGGCCACCCCGGGCGGGACCGGCTGCAGGCCGCCGTCGAGCACCCGCACACGGGTGTTGGCGATCGGGCGGCCGATGACGACCTCGTCCCCGACCTTCGCCCGCGTCGAGTAGATCGTCGTCTCGGTCGGCCCGTAGAGGTTGGTCACGTCGGCGGCCGACTCCCGGAGGAGCGCCGCCAGGTCCGCCGGCAGCGCCTCGCCGCCCACGACGACCCGCAGTCCGCGCACGGCCTCGGGGGCCTGCGTCACCAGCCCGCGCCACAGGCTGGGGGTGGCTTCCGCGATCGTGACGTGCCGGCGGGCCAGAAGGGCGGCCAGGGCCTGCGGGTCCCGGGCGGTCTCCCGCTCGACGAGGACCACGGCGGCCCCGGAGATCAGCGGCAGGTAGAGGTCCAGCCCGGCCATGTCGAACGCCACCGACGCCATCGCGGCCCAGCGGTCGGTCTCCTCCAGCCGGAACCACTCGGCCATCGAGGTGAGGAAGTTCGCCAGCGCCGCCTGGCCGACGAGGACGCCCTTGGGTCGCCCGGTCGACCCCGAGGTGTAGATCGCGTACGCCGGCTGCCGGAGCCGGTCGACGACCGCCGGCGGGGCCGGCGCGCGGCGGTCCGCCGTCTCGTCCAAGAGGAGCACGGGGAGCGAGGGCAGGGCTGCTGCCACGTCGCCGTGGGTGACGACGAGCGCCGGGTCGGCGTCGCCGAGGATGTAGGCGATCCGCTCCGCAGGGTATTCGGGGTCGACCGGCACGTACGCCGCGCCGGACTTCAGCACCGCGAGCAGCGCCACCATCAGGTGGGTCGTCCGGGGCAGCAGGATGCCGACGAAGCGGCCCGGGCCCGCGCCGCGCTCCACCAGCAGGTGGGCCAGGCCGTTGGCCCGTGCGTCGAGTTCCGCGTACGACAGCGTGCCGTCCTCACACACGACCGCGGTCGCGTGGGGCGTCCTGGCCGCCTGCGCCGCGAACAGCTCCGGCAGGGAGAGCCCGGACGGTTCGCGCCAGGGGCCGTGGGACCAGCGCGTGAGTTGCTCCCGCTCGGTGGGCGTCAGGATGTCGAGCCCGCCGACCCGCCGGTCCGGGTCGGCGGCCGCCGCGGCCAGCACGTGGACCAGCCGCTCGGCCAGATCCTGCACGGTCTCCTCGTCGAACGGGTCCAGCAGGTGATGGAGCTCGCCGTACTCGCCCGGGTCCGTGTCCCGGACCCGGGCGAGCAGCTCGCCGAACGACGGATCACCCGACGCGAGCGCACGCAGCGCGAGGAGGCCGTGCTGCGCCCCGGCGGCACCGGCCGGGAGGTCCGGCTCCGTGCCCCGGCGGCTCAGCAGCGCCGCCAGGCCGGCCCGGACGACCACGGGCAGCGTCGTTTCGTACCGCTGGGCCAGCTCCGCGAGGTGCCGGTGCGCTTCGGTGCCGAGGCTGAAGCCGACCGGTGTGTTCGGTACCTCGCTCGTCTTGTCGTCCGGGTGGTTCATGACGCTCCTCTGTGCCGTTCGCGATGGGTCGTGTCAACTGGCCGGGGTTCTCCGGAGGTGGCGGTGGGCGGCGGGGCGCGCCTGCCCGTCAGCCGGTCAGCCGGTCGTGGCGGACCTCGGCATCAGGTCCGTCCAGTTCCGGTCGACGAAGGCGAGGCAGGCTTCCCGGGTGTCCTCGGGGTGGGCGACGGTCCAGCCGGCGGGCACGGGGATCCGCGCCGGCCACAGGGAGTGCTGGTTCTCGCCGTTGACCAGGACGGTGTAGGCGGCGTCGGAGTCTTCGAAGGGGTTGGTCATGACGGAACGTCCTTTCGTGGAATGCGGGTTGTGGAGCGTTGGGGGACGGGGACGGGGACGGGGCGGGGGAGGGTGAGGCGGAGCGGGGAGGGGAGGCGGCTCAGGCGTCGGACGCGGTGCCGGTGCCGCCGCGGCCGGCCCACACGTCCTCGGGGCCGAGGTCGGCGGGCGCGTACTTGCCCAGCGCACTGATGATCAGCCGCAGTTCGAGGAGCAGGCTCGACACGAGCCGGCCGAGGCCGTCGTCGGGGTTCTCGTCGACGGCCAGGAGCGCCGCTCGCCCGAGGCCGGCGGCACGGGCGCCGAGCGCGAGGCACTTGGCCACCCGGGTGCCTTCCCACATCCGGCCGGACACCAGCAGGCAGTGCTGCTGCTCCCAGGCGCGCATCCGTTCGAGGCACTCGCCCAGCGGGAGGCCCACGTGGTCGAGGAAGGACAGGGGCGCCCAGCCGCTCCCGCCCTCCGCCCCGTCGACGGTGACCGCGTCGGCGCCGGCCTCCCAGGCGGTGGCCGCCGCGTGGCGTACGTCCCGGCCGGGCGGGAGCTTCACCCACACCCGGGCCCGCGGATAGTTGTTGCGCATGAAGCGGATCTGCTGCCGCAGGATCTCCTCGGTGAAGGTCCCGGGGCTGCTGGAGCGCAGCACGTGCAGGCCGTCGCCGTAGAGGTCGTCGGTCGCGTAGTGCTCGGCGAGCCGGGTGGCGGAAGCCGTGTCGACGACGGTCATGCCGCCCAGTCCGGGCTTCGCGCCCTGCCCCACTTTGAGTTCGAAGGCGAGCCGCCCGGATTCCAGGAGCCGCTGTGCCGCGGGCGCGCTGTAGATCAGGTTCCACACCTCGGCGTCCGCGTCCTCGGTGCTCTGCTGGAACGCGACTCCGCCGACTCCGTCCGGCAGCTCGCTCTCGTACGCGCTCAGCCGGGCGAGCGCGCCGTTCTCCCCGCCGGAGCCGTGGTGGCCGGACGTGGGGACGATGTTCTCGCCGACCACCATGGGGATGCCCAGCCGGCCGGCCTGGCGGCTGACGGCGGCGCCCAGCCCGGAGGCGGCGACCTGGGTGGAGCCGAACGCGGAGACGTAGAGCGGTGCGGTGGACCGGAAGCCGCCCATGCCGGTCGACAGGTCGACGTCGCTGTAGTACGGCTCCCGGGCCAGCTCGATCATCTTTTCCAGCCGCCGCGGCACGAAGACCGGCGGCACCAGGCGCAGCGCGTCCAAGGGGTCCGCGCCGCGCCCGTCGGGGGTGGCGCCGTGCGCGCCGAAGAGCTGCCGGCCGTAGTCCTCGTGCCGGGGGAAGACCGCGGCGGCGCCGTCCCGGGCGCGGGTGCGGACGTCGTCCTCCGCGAAGCCGGCGGCCGTCAGGCTGCGCGTCACGCCGACACCACCCCGGGGGTCTTGGGGAAGGGGGTGGCCTGCCACACGGCGTCGAGTCCGGCGACGTAGCGCGTCAGCCGCTCCAGGCCGATGCCGAAGCCGGCACTGGCCGGGATGCCGGCGCGGACCATGTCGAGGTACCAGGCGTACTTGGCCGGGTTCTCGCCCGTCTCGCGCATGCGGGCGATGATCCGCGCGTAGTCGTGCTCGCGCTCGCTTCCGCTCATCAGCTCGCCGTAGCCCTCGGGGGCGATGAGGTCGTAGTTGCAGAGCACCCCGGGCCGGTCCGTGTCCTCGCGGTCGTAGAAGCCCCGGGACCCCTTCGGGTAGTCGGTGATGAAGAACGGCCGGTCGGCCTGGGCGGAGAGCAGCGCCTCGCCCTCCCAGTCGATCTCGGCACCGGGGTCCTGGTCGTGCCCGAGGCGCGCCAGGTGGGCGACGGCGTCCGCGTGGGTCGTGCGGTCGAAGGGCGCGTCGTTCTTCAGGAGGGCGGCGAACGCCCGGGCGTCCCGGCCGAGCAGGCCGAGCTCGTCGGACATCTCCCCGGCGACCTCGGCGACGGCCCGGACGACGACGTCCTGGGCGACGCCCATGGCCTCGTGCCGGGAGGCGCCGGCGATCTCCACGTCGAGCTGGTGGAACTCGACCAGGTGGCGGCTGGTGGAGGTCGTCTCCAGCGGCTCCAGGCGGACGTTCGGGGCCACGCAGAAGATCTTGTCGAAGGCCAGCAGCGACGCCTGCTTGTAGAGGATGGCGCTGGTCATCAGCTTGTAGCGGTGGCCGTAGAAGTCGATGTCGATCTGCTTGGAGCCGCGGCCGCCCGGGTCGGTGACCGGGCCGATGATCGGGGGCATCAGCTCGGTGAAGCCCTGCTCGGTGAGGTGCTCGCGGGCCGCCCGGACGATGCGGTTCTGCACGCGGACCACCGCCTGGGTCACGGGGTTTTGGAGGTGCGCGGGCAGTGCGACGGCCGGTCGGCCGGCTGTGGTGTCACTCATGGTTCTCTTCCCCTGGTTTCACAGAATGAGGTGGACGCGACGGCCCGGCCGCGGGAGGCGGGCCGTGGCGCGGTCGTCTGCTGCGTGGTCGAACGAGCGCTGGACGCAGGACAGCGCATTGAGGAGGTCCGCGGCCGTCATACGGGTGGACGCCGCGGTGCGTCCGGTGATCCGGACGGGGAGCGCGCCGGTGTCGGACCAGCGCAGCCGCCCGTCGGGGGCGATGTAGCTCCTGGTGCGCCCCGTGTTGTCGGCGTGGAGGCAGTACGGCACGTCCAGCAGGCCGCGCGCGAACGCCTCCAGGAGGGCGGCGCCCGGGTCCTCGTTCAGGTCGAGGACCGTGGTCACGATGCTCAGGGCTTCTTCGAACACCTCCGCGGTGTCGGGGTCGCCCGCGAGATCCGCCTCCCCTTCGCCGGCGGGCGCGAGCCCTGCGGCACGGGCCCGCCGGTCCGCGGCCGCCGCGGCCTCCAGCGCCTCGATGTTGTCGGCGACCGAGGCGATGCGGTGCGCCTCGGCGACGGTCTTCACGATGAGCCGCTCCGCGCCGGTCCGCACGGCGATGTCCACGGACTGCTCCAGCAGCAGCCGCGCGCCGGACGCCGTGCGCGGGTAGACGCCCATGTACGTGTAGATGACGACGTGCCACTCGACGTCCGGCATGAACAGCCGGGCGAGGCGGCGCAGCGCCCGTACCGCCCCGCAGTCCTGATCGGCGCTGGTCTGCTGCGCGTAGCTGAGGGAGATGCTGCGCACTCCGTGCCACCGGAAGAACAGGCCTTCCAGGAGGCTGATCGCCACCAGCAGGCCCGGCGGGCACAGCTGACCGAGCATGCACCCCCCGAAGGTCTCCACGTGGGGCTCGCACCCGTACCGGCGGGAGGCGGCCATGATCCGGCAGGACTCCTCCCAGTTGCGCACCGAGTCGCGCAGCGAGACGCGCCCGTAGGGGAGGCAGTAGGAGACCGGGCCGCCCTCGGTGGCGTCGAGGCCGGCCTTCAGCGACGAGGCGATGATGTCCTGCGGGCGGGCCGAACCGTGCCGGACCTGGATGGGGAAGTCGCGGCCCAGCAGGCCGTCGACGACCTCCTTGTTGGTCTCCGGGCCGTGCACGACGATCGGGTAGCCGTTGAGGTCGGCGCCCTCGGCCAGGGCCCGGCGGGCGGCGGTGAGGTCGCCGACGCGGGTGTAGCTGTCCAGGGTGATGGTGCCGATGGCGGTGGCGTCGGCGCGGCTGACCTCGGCCAGGCCCGCGCGCATCACCCGGGGGTCGCCGAAGCCCATCCGCGGCTGGACCACCAGCCTCCCGGCTGCCCGGGACCGGGCGACGAAGTCGCCGAACAGGCTGCGCGGATCCGCCCCCCGGACGGTCACGGCGCCGGGCTCGTCGCCAGGACGCCGCGGGTCGCCGCCGGGACGCCACGGCCGCTGCGGTCACGGCGGCGGGTCACCGAGCCGACGAAGTCCCGGAATTCCCGGAGGTCGACGGGGTCGAGGAAGACGGCGGAGAAGCCGGCGGCCAGGAGCCGCCGCGTGAGCCGGCCGGCGCCGCCGTGGACGTCGCCCGCGGTGACGCCGCGCGTGCCCAGCTTGCCGCCGATGACGACCGGCGTGCCGGCGAGTTCCGGCGCCGCGCGCAGGGCGGCGATGGCCCGCAGCCCGTCGCTCTCGCCGTGGCCGTTGACGCTGCTCAGCACGAGGAGGTCGGGGGCCCGGTAGGCGTACCGCGACACCAGGTCCGCGCCCCCGATGCAGGGGCCGGCGTTCTCCACGCGGTGGCCCCAGTCCTCCAGGAGCAGCTGGAGGTAGACCAGGTTCCAGGTGTGGGAGTCGGATTCGGTGCCGCTGACGACGACGTCGAGGGCGCTGCCCGCGGTCATGCCGCCACCCCCGTGGGCGCGTTGAGGGCGGGGATGAAGGCGGGCAGCCGGCGCCACGTCTCAGGGGTGTAGAAGTGCCCGCCGGGCAGTACGTCGTGGCGGAAGCCGCCCAGTGCCACACCGCGCCACTGGTCGCCGGCGTCGCTCTCGATGACGCTGTCGCCGGCGCCGGAGAGCACCTGGAGGGCGGTCCGGACCTTGGCGCCGGGCGTGTAGTGGAACGTGTCGCGGACCTTGATGTCCGCGCGCATCAGTTCCACGGCCATCTCCTCCAGGTCGGGGTTGCCCAGGACGTGCTCCGGCATGAGCCCGTGGGTCTTCATCCACGTCATCAGCTCGGCGTCGGTCTGCTGCCGGGCCGGGAACATGTCCCGGGGTGTGAGGCCGCGGTCGGGGGCGTTGCAGGAGGAGACGACCAGGGTCTCGGGCGCCCGCTCTCCGCTGCGCTCGATCCTCGTGGCCACTTCGAAGGCCATCCAGCCGCCCATGCTGTGGCCGAAGAGCACGTACGGCCCTTCGGCGGCGGACAGCACGGTGGCAGTGGCGTCCTCGGCGAGCTCGTCCCAGTGGGTGGCGCAGTCCTCCAGGAAGCGCCCTTCGCGGCCCGGGTAGCAGACGGCGGCCAGCGCGGTGCGCGGCGGGAGGGAGTGGCTCCACTGGTGGTACGCGGCCGTTCCGCCGCCGCAGAAGCCGAGGCAGACGAGGGTCCGCGTGGCGTCCTGCGGGCTGTGGATGCGGATGACTTTGGTGTCTTGGTTGCCGTTCACGGTGGCCCTTTCGGCACACTTGGTGCGGTTGTCGCGCAGTGCGGGGGGTTGACGGGGACGTCCGGGCCCGTGGCGGGCCCGCGGGGTTCGGGCGTCAGCCGCTCAGGGCCGAGATGTGCTCGGCCAGGTGGCGCAGCCGGGGATGCCGGTAGACCTCCTTGACGGGCATGACGACGCCGAGCTGCTTCTTCAGCCGGGCGACGAGCCGCAGGGCGAGGAGCGAGTGCCCGCCGAGGGCGAAGAAGTCGTCGTCGGCGCGGATGCGGTCGCGCCCGAGGACCTCGCCCCAGACCCCGGCGATGAGGGTTTCGAGCTCACCCTCCGGAGCGGCGCCGCCGTCCTGCAGGGCCTCGGCGGCCAGGGCCGCGGCGGGGTCCGGTAGGGCACGGGTGTCGGTCTTGCCGTTCACGGTGAGCGGCATGGCGTCGAGTTCGACCCAGGCCGACGGGAGCATGTAGGACGGCAGGACGCCGGCCAGGTGCTCCCGCAGCCCGTCCGCACCGGACGCCGCCTCCCGGGCCCGTACGTAGTAGGCGACCAGCCGGTCGCCGGACTCCTGGGCGTGGTGGACGGTGACCGCGGCCGCCCGGACGTCGGGGTGGCCGGCCAGGGCCGCCTCGATCTCGCCGAGCTCGACCCGGTAGCCGCGGATCTTGATCTGCCGGTCCGCGCGGCCGAGGTAGGCGAACGTGCCGTCGGCGAGCGCGCGCACCCTGTCGCCGGTGCGGTACATCCGCTGTCCCGCGGCGAAGGGGTCGGCGACGAAGCGCTGTGCCGTCAGCCCCGGCCGGCCGACGTAGCCGTGGGCCAGCTGCGGGCCCGCCAGGTAGAGCTCGCCCGCCGCCCCTTCCGGCACGGGCGTGAGCGACTCGTCGAGGACGCGGGCGACGACGCCCGGCAGGGGCCGGCCGATATGCGGGCCCGGTCCGCCGATCCAGGCGGCCGTGGTGTCCACGGTGCACTCCGTCGGACCGTAGAGGTTGACCGCTTCGAGGGCGCCGCGGCCGCGCGCCTCGCCCAGCTCCCGCCAGGTGGCGTCCGGTACGGGCTCGCCGCCCATGAACAGGCGGAGCGTGCGCCCCTCCGCGGCCGGCCCGAGCAGGGTCTCGCGCAGCAGCTCCCAGTGCGAGGGGGTCAGGTCCAGGTCGTCCACCCGGTGGGCGTCCAGCAGCTCCCGCAGCTTCACGGGGTCCGTGCGCCGGGCCTCGCCGATGACGACGACGGTGTCGCCGCGGCAGACGCGCGCCCACTGCTGGACCGACGCGTCGAAGGAGACGCTGGCGTTCCAGGCGACGACGCGGGGCCGGTCGGCGTAGATGCCGGCCTGTTCCAGGCCGCCGATCAGGGCGGCCACGCCGCCGCGGGTGGCCTGGACGCCCTTGGGTACCCCTGTCGAGCCGGACGTGAAGATGACATAGGCG
This portion of the Streptomyces roseifaciens genome encodes:
- a CDS encoding glutamate synthase-related protein; translated protein: MTRSLTAAGFAEDDVRTRARDGAAAVFPRHEDYGRQLFGAHGATPDGRGADPLDALRLVPPVFVPRRLEKMIELAREPYYSDVDLSTGMGGFRSTAPLYVSAFGSTQVAASGLGAAVSRQAGRLGIPMVVGENIVPTSGHHGSGGENGALARLSAYESELPDGVGGVAFQQSTEDADAEVWNLIYSAPAAQRLLESGRLAFELKVGQGAKPGLGGMTVVDTASATRLAEHYATDDLYGDGLHVLRSSSPGTFTEEILRQQIRFMRNNYPRARVWVKLPPGRDVRHAAATAWEAGADAVTVDGAEGGSGWAPLSFLDHVGLPLGECLERMRAWEQQHCLLVSGRMWEGTRVAKCLALGARAAGLGRAALLAVDENPDDGLGRLVSSLLLELRLIISALGKYAPADLGPEDVWAGRGGTGTASDA
- a CDS encoding non-ribosomal peptide synthetase, yielding MNHPDDKTSEVPNTPVGFSLGTEAHRHLAELAQRYETTLPVVVRAGLAALLSRRGTEPDLPAGAAGAQHGLLALRALASGDPSFGELLARVRDTDPGEYGELHHLLDPFDEETVQDLAERLVHVLAAAAADPDRRVGGLDILTPTEREQLTRWSHGPWREPSGLSLPELFAAQAARTPHATAVVCEDGTLSYAELDARANGLAHLLVERGAGPGRFVGILLPRTTHLMVALLAVLKSGAAYVPVDPEYPAERIAYILGDADPALVVTHGDVAAALPSLPVLLLDETADRRAPAPPAVVDRLRQPAYAIYTSGSTGRPKGVLVGQAALANFLTSMAEWFRLEETDRWAAMASVAFDMAGLDLYLPLISGAAVVLVERETARDPQALAALLARRHVTIAEATPSLWRGLVTQAPEAVRGLRVVVGGEALPADLAALLRESAADVTNLYGPTETTIYSTRAKVGDEVVIGRPIANTRVRVLDGGLQPVPPGVAGELYIAGDGLAHGYRNKHAMTAERFVADPFGSPGTRMYRTGDLARWNHDGDLEYLGRTDDQVKLRGFRIELGEIEAALLGSPAVAQAAVVLREDEPGDQRLVGYAVPAGTGLPDPVGLREQVSAVLPAYMVPSAVVTLPALPLTPNGKLDRRALPAPEYRASADGRAPRTAQEQALAGLFADVLGVGRVTIDDGFFDLGGHSLLATRLVSRARSVLGVEIPVRAVFEAPTVAELAGRLSGAERARPAPVARVRPDVLPLSSAQHRLWFLERFAQPAAYNLPLAFRLRGRVDVAALRAAVADVVGRHEALRTVFPGVAGEPRQHVLPSQDVRVDFTVVECTEEQLAERVTEAAFTGFDLERDLPLRVTLIGVGDAEDAECAEYVLLLTLHHIASDGWSERPLFEDLSVAYRARCAGEAPAWEPLPVQYADYALWHQEHLEEVLDGQLAYWTDTLSGAPEELGLPTDRPRPAVPSHRGGVIRFSLDAGLHAQLDDLARRHGVTLFMVLQAGLAALLSRLGAGSDIPLGAVVAGRSDEALDDLVGFFVNTLVLRTDLAGDPTFSELLARVRETDLAAFAHQDVPFERLVEEINPDRSAARHPLFQTMLVLQNNTEGRLDLPGLTAARETIEAAPAKFNLNFAFTEERDGAGGPGGIDGELVFARDLFDRSSAQAMADRLVRLLTGAATDPEATVGSVELLGAGERHRIVSVWNDTDRVAPGVLDRTLHEVFEEQARQAPEAIALVSGDERVTYAELNERADRLVPWLVDAGAVVGVRLERGVDMVVALLAVLKAGAGYTLLDPEFPAERVAGVLAEAGVRTVVTRTGLSDAISASAPGVSAVCVDALADAPSAVMARVRDVRDVCDVRANDVACVMFTSGSTGRPKGVATSHRALLGTYLGQDYADFGPGEVFLQCSPVSWDGFALELFGALLHGATCVLQPGQSPEPIGIERLVAEHGVTMLQLSASLFNHLVDEYPDAFRGVRIAFTGGEAGSVAHVAKILQLFPDLHVGNGYGPVESMGFTTCHTVTTDGLTGTQLPIGRPIGNKRAYVVDDNLRLVPAGVAGELYVSGAGLARGYVNRAGLTAERFVACPFGAPGE
- a CDS encoding condensation domain-containing protein, with product AKAERSERPGARGPRSAQEEILCGLFAEVLDTPVVGTDDNFFALGGHSLLATRLISRIRTVLGAELGIHDLFRYPTVAGIADRLAAAPVEARRALTARERPEMLPLSSAQQRLWYLERFEKQGTYQVPLAFRLRGRVNVAALRAAISDLVGRHETLRTVFPAIDGRPYQRVLDARDAHVDFTVLECADQEELAQRLGDAALVPFALEREIPLRVTLATVGDAESVLLLTLHHIASDGWSEEPLLDDLATAYRARCAGGAPVWEPLPVQYADYTLWHQELLDEVLDDQLAYWAEELSGAPQELALPTDRPHPVAPSHEGGLVEFALDADLHTRLDDLARRHGATLFMVLQAALATLLSRMGAGSDIPLGTVVAGRTDEALDNLVGFFVNTLVLRTDVSGDPAFAELLERVRDTDLAAFAHQDVPFERLVEEINPDRFSSRHPLFQVLLTLQNNAAGELDLPGLTAARESVHASPAKFDLNVEFEEEWDSEGRPAGIRGGMEFATDLFDQPTVQLLADRMVRVLEGVADAPEAPIGSLQVFESVEAEQACLARAEEMRSGLVQEKTEDAAKAERSERP
- a CDS encoding MbtH family protein — its product is MTNPFEDSDAAYTVLVNGENQHSLWPARIPVPAGWTVAHPEDTREACLAFVDRNWTDLMPRSATTG